One window from the genome of Leptospira johnsonii encodes:
- the flgB gene encoding flagellar basal body rod protein FlgB encodes MFQKTHFMKTQDLLEKGMNAASMKRKVLADNIANADVPHFKRSEVLFESMIKRALESEKIEASKAIPTRIEDERHISFFTPLDYKSVKPKANIDYLTTVRADGNNVDPEKEVMEASNSQMQYMMMVERLNANFRDLKNVMRLA; translated from the coding sequence ATGTTCCAAAAAACACATTTCATGAAGACTCAGGACTTGTTAGAGAAAGGAATGAACGCCGCCTCTATGAAAAGAAAAGTCCTAGCAGACAATATCGCAAATGCGGATGTTCCCCATTTTAAAAGAAGTGAAGTACTTTTCGAATCAATGATCAAAAGAGCCTTGGAATCGGAAAAGATAGAAGCTTCTAAAGCGATCCCTACCAGGATCGAAGACGAACGTCATATTTCCTTTTTTACTCCATTAGATTATAAATCCGTAAAGCCTAAGGCAAACATAGATTATCTGACCACAGTCAGAGCCGATGGAAATAACGTGGATCCTGAGAAAGAAGTAATGGAAGCTTCCAATTCTCAAATGCAATACATGATGATGGTCGAAAGACTGAACGCGAACTTCCGAGATTTGAAGAACGTAATGAGGTTGGCTTAA
- a CDS encoding LIC10301 family lipoprotein, with product MKKILFSLAVLSLLIGCQPPLEERILGLWERTSVCSADGQCKNSEPGKAAKLSIYRPGLAIYQNPEDPENQRRIEYEFYEKETKSREPELIFRFLNLGFDIRYIVKKANKETLELFNPDLNNTEIYKKLGPAPE from the coding sequence ATGAAAAAAATTCTTTTTTCCCTAGCGGTCTTATCCTTACTCATAGGCTGTCAACCTCCTCTAGAGGAGAGAATCTTAGGTTTATGGGAAAGAACTTCCGTTTGCTCTGCAGACGGACAGTGTAAAAATTCAGAGCCAGGCAAGGCTGCTAAACTTTCTATCTATAGACCGGGACTTGCGATCTACCAAAATCCAGAAGATCCTGAAAACCAACGAAGAATCGAATACGAGTTTTATGAAAAAGAAACCAAGTCCAGAGAGCCTGAGCTTATATTTAGGTTTTTGAATCTTGGATTCGATATTCGTTATATCGTGAAAAAAGCGAATAAGGAAACTCTGGAACTGTTTAATCCGGATCTGAACAATACGGAAATTTATAAAAAGTTAGGCCCTGCCCCCGAATGA
- a CDS encoding DUF4345 family protein, producing MQTHSISDQTGSLIGWITKIFLALNLAVYAGFTVAFLLFPVPLANAIGYTIHSSGALADFRAMYSGLCFGVGLLVYYGLIKPEFKTQGIFISVASAAGLFFARLYTLFLDGPGNEYIYLSMATEIVSVFLGAWLLRKN from the coding sequence ATGCAAACTCACTCTATTTCAGATCAAACAGGTTCACTTATAGGTTGGATCACTAAAATTTTTCTGGCCTTAAACTTGGCGGTTTATGCAGGATTTACTGTAGCCTTCCTTCTATTTCCGGTTCCGTTAGCGAACGCGATCGGATATACGATCCATTCCAGCGGGGCTCTTGCCGATTTCAGGGCAATGTATTCCGGTTTATGTTTCGGGGTCGGGCTTTTAGTATATTATGGTTTAATAAAGCCGGAGTTCAAAACCCAGGGCATTTTTATTTCCGTTGCAAGTGCGGCAGGATTGTTTTTTGCGAGATTGTACACACTGTTTTTAGACGGCCCAGGAAACGAATACATCTACTTAAGTATGGCTACTGAAATTGTTTCCGTATTCTTGGGGGCTTGGCTTCTAAGAAAAAATTAA
- a CDS encoding helix-turn-helix domain-containing protein yields the protein MSELFGWFSDGMILFGGFLSFLLAIGEFPSERKHRFQVLLSLTLVSLGFMQLSGSLVLNPNAGRDLNLKLWNLPLLYLPPAFAFLTLLAFSEEDFRYKSMHLLFFLPFSLCLGAVSFFRITEYPGPSSDIYWSMNDPISGMGILYLGAGIFSLTFVIPIFKILPQISELKFKILFGIFALDCLIVSLLGIVGLIFHPIFLKLALITVTLAVSLVYYIRRKYFDFPETVRSDLAKVKYSRTRLEGLEVESILEKLNLLFESEKIHRREDLSLAELAKELSLTTHQFSELINNKIGKGYFSLINHHRIEDAKKLLSETDKTVLEIAMTVGFNNRSSFNEAFLKLTQKTPISYRKMCKPL from the coding sequence ATGTCTGAATTATTCGGATGGTTTTCGGACGGGATGATCCTCTTCGGAGGATTTCTTTCGTTTTTGCTAGCAATCGGAGAATTCCCTTCCGAGAGAAAACATAGATTCCAGGTTTTACTCTCTCTTACTCTAGTCTCTTTAGGATTCATGCAGCTTTCCGGCTCTCTGGTCCTAAATCCAAATGCAGGTCGGGATCTGAACCTAAAACTTTGGAACCTACCTTTATTATATCTTCCTCCTGCTTTTGCTTTTTTAACTCTCCTAGCTTTTTCGGAAGAAGATTTCAGATATAAGTCGATGCATCTTCTCTTCTTTCTTCCATTCTCACTCTGTTTGGGAGCGGTTTCATTTTTCAGAATAACGGAATATCCGGGACCTTCTTCCGATATCTATTGGAGTATGAATGATCCGATTTCTGGAATGGGAATCCTCTATTTAGGAGCAGGGATTTTTTCTCTAACTTTTGTTATTCCGATCTTTAAGATACTTCCCCAAATTTCGGAACTCAAGTTTAAGATCTTATTCGGGATATTTGCATTAGATTGTCTGATTGTTTCACTTTTGGGGATCGTCGGTTTGATCTTTCATCCTATCTTTCTGAAACTTGCGCTGATAACTGTGACCCTTGCAGTCTCACTTGTATATTATATCCGCAGGAAATATTTCGATTTTCCTGAAACTGTTCGCTCCGATCTGGCAAAGGTGAAGTATTCCAGGACCAGATTAGAAGGTTTAGAAGTCGAATCCATATTAGAAAAGCTGAACCTTCTATTTGAGTCCGAAAAGATCCATCGTAGGGAAGATCTGTCGTTGGCAGAACTCGCAAAAGAATTGTCCCTAACTACCCACCAATTTTCGGAACTGATCAATAATAAGATCGGAAAAGGATATTTTTCGCTTATCAACCACCATCGGATAGAAGATGCAAAAAAGTTACTTTCTGAAACGGACAAGACGGTTTTGGAGATCGCAATGACTGTCGGATTTAATAACCGTTCTTCTTTTAATGAGGCTTTTCTAAAACTTACTCAAAAAACTCCGATCTCTTACAGAAAAATGTGTAAGCCTTTATAA
- the fliE gene encoding flagellar hook-basal body complex protein FliE, whose translation MNVDFNSKLWYTYNSGYSDSRYPLSPKGDKVSVKIEDQRHYGDVKEPVAPDYVAESFSEAMRNAFKSVNELQVEADELTQKMVYDPNSVDAHEVMVASEKARVALTFTKTLADGVVRAYRDLTSMR comes from the coding sequence ATGAACGTAGATTTTAATTCCAAACTTTGGTACACCTATAACTCAGGATATTCCGATTCTCGTTATCCTCTTTCTCCTAAAGGAGACAAGGTTTCCGTAAAGATAGAAGACCAACGTCATTACGGAGATGTAAAAGAGCCTGTGGCTCCTGATTACGTTGCAGAAAGTTTTTCAGAAGCGATGAGAAACGCGTTCAAATCCGTAAACGAACTCCAGGTAGAAGCGGACGAACTCACTCAAAAAATGGTATATGATCCGAACAGTGTGGACGCTCACGAAGTAATGGTCGCTTCTGAAAAAGCAAGAGTGGCGCTTACATTTACTAAAACTCTAGCGGATGGTGTGGTAAGAGCTTATAGAGATCTTACTTCCATGAGATAA
- a CDS encoding tetratricopeptide repeat protein produces the protein MTFFRKNISALLLGSILLFGVGLGSKETETSDENQSILAPSPEGELPLPPQPTDQSEVSRRKYLILALNTETINLLRSNALARAQANIERLKKLDPDCLEYHYLNGAYLYVIGRYPQSKKSLLKAVEINPSHDPSYYLLGMIFVRRGKWESSVSYFQKAVELANYNPFYRLNMALAYFETGQYLKAKAEAEKGIELKPNYRNLKLILLKVNFLLGNKADALAQCKEFAKEGFVHREFAYIYARLAMDIDKNFRKAIKLYNQFPDLPFNEKRFLAHAYFHTSNYRASANVYSVISGSKILSEEDRINYLRSLVFIKDYRRLESFVASWMLEEPEKKLKIQEALDTAELLRENDSKVYHMLPSRSPYNN, from the coding sequence ATGACCTTTTTTCGGAAGAATATTTCTGCGCTACTCCTAGGTTCTATACTCCTGTTCGGAGTCGGCTTAGGATCTAAGGAAACCGAAACTTCCGACGAAAACCAGTCAATACTTGCCCCTTCTCCGGAAGGGGAGTTGCCTCTTCCTCCTCAACCAACCGACCAAAGCGAAGTTTCCAGAAGAAAATACCTGATCTTGGCTTTGAATACGGAGACCATCAATCTATTAAGATCCAATGCTTTGGCTCGCGCTCAGGCTAATATAGAACGTTTGAAAAAATTGGATCCCGACTGTTTAGAATATCATTATCTGAACGGCGCGTATTTGTATGTAATCGGAAGATATCCCCAGTCCAAAAAATCACTTTTGAAAGCGGTCGAGATCAATCCAAGTCACGATCCATCCTATTATCTTCTTGGAATGATCTTTGTAAGAAGAGGTAAATGGGAATCTTCCGTCTCCTATTTCCAAAAAGCGGTAGAACTTGCAAATTATAATCCCTTTTACAGATTGAATATGGCCCTAGCTTATTTTGAAACAGGACAATATCTAAAAGCAAAAGCAGAAGCTGAGAAAGGAATAGAACTCAAACCAAATTACAGAAACTTAAAACTGATATTATTAAAAGTGAATTTTCTTTTGGGCAACAAAGCGGACGCACTTGCTCAATGTAAGGAATTTGCAAAAGAAGGTTTTGTTCACAGAGAATTCGCTTATATCTACGCAAGACTAGCGATGGATATAGATAAAAATTTTCGCAAGGCGATCAAACTTTATAACCAGTTCCCGGATCTTCCTTTTAACGAAAAAAGATTTTTGGCCCATGCTTACTTTCATACTTCGAATTATAGGGCTTCTGCAAATGTGTATTCTGTAATTTCGGGTTCCAAGATCCTTTCAGAAGAAGATAGGATTAACTATCTCAGGTCTCTGGTCTTTATTAAGGATTACAGAAGGTTGGAATCTTTCGTGGCTTCTTGGATGTTGGAAGAACCCGAAAAAAAATTAAAGATCCAAGAAGCTTTGGATACAGCGGAACTTCTGAGAGAAAACGATTCGAAAGTATATCATATGCTTCCTTCTCGTTCCCCGTACAATAACTGA
- a CDS encoding YbaN family protein: MAEQKDYSHEVKLHRYGFVRYLLIIIGTISLILGIIGIFTPVLPTTPFLLLTAACYARASQKFYNWLMNNKYFGSFIRDWRIHKAIPLKAKIISVSTIVITMTVSAIFAPILQVRIGMAVIGICVIYYILRFPTKKEEVAE, translated from the coding sequence TTGGCCGAACAAAAGGATTATAGCCACGAAGTAAAACTTCATAGATATGGATTCGTTCGTTATTTGTTGATCATAATAGGGACCATATCCCTAATTCTGGGAATTATTGGGATCTTTACGCCAGTTCTGCCCACTACTCCATTCTTACTTCTAACAGCAGCTTGTTATGCAAGAGCCTCTCAAAAGTTCTATAACTGGCTGATGAACAATAAATATTTCGGAAGTTTTATACGTGATTGGAGGATCCACAAAGCGATTCCCCTGAAAGCAAAGATCATCTCTGTCTCTACGATTGTGATCACTATGACTGTCAGCGCAATATTTGCACCGATCCTGCAAGTTAGGATCGGAATGGCTGTGATCGGTATATGCGTAATCTATTATATTCTTCGCTTTCCTACTAAAAAAGAAGAAGTGGCCGAATAA
- the flgC gene encoding flagellar basal body rod protein FlgC: MGLFSAVNISATGLSAQRLRMDVIGNNIANATTTRNTNGDGPFRRDRVILTPVNLRTRWKSPVYPFGLSPGEGKGVKVMKIEKDMSPLRLTYDPTHPDAIQIGPKKGYVEMPNVNIVTEMTDMISASRSYEANVQMINGSKAMFNKALEIGRA, translated from the coding sequence ATGGGACTATTTAGCGCAGTTAATATCTCCGCCACCGGACTTTCGGCACAAAGACTTCGGATGGATGTGATCGGGAACAATATCGCGAACGCAACCACTACCAGAAATACGAATGGAGACGGACCTTTCCGCAGGGACAGAGTGATCCTAACTCCTGTAAATTTGAGAACCCGCTGGAAAAGTCCTGTTTATCCTTTTGGTCTTTCTCCCGGAGAAGGTAAAGGCGTGAAGGTAATGAAAATCGAGAAGGATATGAGTCCTTTAAGATTAACTTATGATCCTACCCATCCCGACGCGATCCAGATCGGACCTAAAAAAGGCTATGTAGAAATGCCGAACGTAAATATAGTCACCGAAATGACGGACATGATCTCTGCTTCCAGATCGTACGAGGCAAACGTCCAGATGATCAACGGATCTAAGGCAATGTTCAATAAGGCCTTAGAGATCGGAAGAGCTTAA
- a CDS encoding STAS domain-containing protein: MGENSEIIEIQPELTALFNDYYAFRNQLMDAIAKKPAKIVLDLGKIPVMNSISISSLVWFCKNAKLEGIEIDIREIHPDLMKTFEVLKIDEYFQRM; encoded by the coding sequence ATGGGTGAAAATTCGGAGATTATAGAGATCCAGCCCGAGCTGACTGCCCTATTTAACGATTATTATGCATTTCGAAACCAGTTGATGGACGCGATCGCCAAAAAACCGGCTAAAATCGTCTTGGATCTAGGTAAAATTCCCGTGATGAATTCCATTTCTATCAGTTCTCTGGTTTGGTTCTGCAAAAACGCTAAATTAGAAGGTATTGAGATCGATATAAGAGAGATTCATCCAGATTTGATGAAAACTTTCGAAGTGCTTAAAATCGACGAATACTTTCAGCGGATGTAA